A single genomic interval of Lewinellaceae bacterium harbors:
- a CDS encoding acyl-CoA desaturase: MLRPVVKFVHPDEASKRFLPLLRRRVDQYFKENHLSKHWNATLVAKTIILLTAYLLPFILLLTLKPGWPVELLLWSIMGAAMAGVGMSVMHDANHGAYSSNSKVNFWLGHTLILLGGSVLNWKLQHNVLHHTYTNIVHMDDDIGDKVILRFSPHTEVNWYHRMQAVYAFFFYALSTIYWASAKDFIQFNRYRKEGVNKQNPKAARYSLIKLIFAKLFYYSIFLIIPLTVFHMPWLPYVSGFLLMHALAGLILSVIFQLAHSVNETTHPLPNDEGQIENSWAIHQLNTTSDFCRHNKWLSWYIGGLNFQIEHHLFPSISHVHYPALSVIVKRTAEEYGIPYLEHKTFRQALRSHIEALQRFGVDKNPID, from the coding sequence ATGCTGAGACCTGTAGTAAAATTTGTCCACCCGGATGAAGCTTCCAAGCGTTTTTTACCGCTTTTGAGACGACGGGTTGACCAATATTTCAAAGAAAATCACCTGTCAAAACATTGGAATGCAACCCTGGTTGCCAAGACCATAATCCTCCTTACCGCATATCTTCTCCCTTTTATTCTACTCCTGACTTTAAAACCAGGATGGCCCGTGGAATTACTCCTCTGGTCTATTATGGGTGCTGCCATGGCTGGTGTAGGAATGAGTGTCATGCATGATGCCAACCATGGAGCTTATTCAAGCAACAGCAAGGTCAATTTTTGGCTGGGGCATACACTCATTTTATTGGGTGGGTCCGTATTGAACTGGAAATTGCAGCATAATGTACTTCATCATACCTATACGAACATAGTTCATATGGATGATGACATCGGTGACAAGGTGATCCTGCGTTTTTCACCGCATACTGAAGTCAATTGGTACCACCGGATGCAGGCAGTTTACGCCTTTTTCTTTTATGCTCTGTCTACCATTTACTGGGCGTCAGCTAAAGATTTTATACAGTTTAACCGGTACAGAAAAGAAGGTGTTAACAAACAAAATCCAAAAGCAGCCCGCTATAGTCTGATCAAACTGATCTTCGCCAAGCTTTTTTACTACAGCATATTCCTGATCATTCCATTGACAGTATTCCACATGCCCTGGCTTCCCTATGTGTCCGGATTCCTCCTCATGCATGCCCTGGCCGGGCTGATTTTATCGGTTATTTTTCAATTGGCACATTCCGTGAATGAAACCACCCATCCCCTGCCGAATGACGAAGGCCAGATTGAAAACAGCTGGGCCATACATCAGCTTAATACGACATCCGATTTCTGCCGGCATAACAAATGGCTTTCCTGGTATATTGGCGGGTTGAATTTTCAGATCGAACATCACCTGTTTCCCAGCATCAGCCATGTACATTACCCTGCCCTTTCAGTCATTGTAAAACGGACTGCCGAAGAGTATGGGATTCCTTATCTCGAGCATAAGACCTTCAGGCAGGCATTGCGATCACACATTGAGGCCCTGCAACGATTCGGAGTTGACAAAAATCCGATCGACTGA
- a CDS encoding carboxypeptidase encodes MRKLFLLPLLLVFCYYLPAQENRYIPIDTMVKTMHEVNIKGVRIPYSATTGTQPVWNEAGKPIATLFYTYYQRTDVKDQTNRPLIFSFNGGPGSASVWMHIAYTGPRMLIIDDEGYPVQPYGIRDNPNSILDVADIIYINPVNTGYSRIVDPEAKKETFFGVNADIKYLAEWLTTFVSRNNRWRSPKYLVGESYGTTRVSGLALELENAQWMYLNGVILVSPTELGIDRDGPVVAANRLPYFAAAAWYHKALPPALQNKDLTDMLPEVETFTINELLPAMVMGGFLDVDKKKAVAAKMAMYSGLSEDFILKNNLDVSMNAFWKELLRDRGFTVGRLDSRYLGIDESDAGDRPDYNSEITSWLHSFTPAINYYIREELGFKTDTKYNMFGPVHPWDRSGDQTGKNLRQAMAQNPYLNVMIQSGYYDGACTYFNAKYSMWNMDPSGKMKDRFVWKGYRSGHMMYLRQEDLKQANEDIRTFIQKTIPAKGEPAEYKDGMN; translated from the coding sequence ATGCGCAAACTTTTCCTGCTACCCTTACTACTGGTATTTTGTTATTACCTGCCGGCACAAGAAAACCGTTACATCCCGATCGATACCATGGTGAAAACCATGCATGAGGTCAACATCAAGGGTGTCCGTATCCCCTACTCTGCTACCACCGGCACTCAACCGGTATGGAATGAAGCAGGAAAACCTATTGCGACACTCTTTTACACTTATTATCAGAGGACGGATGTCAAGGATCAAACCAATCGCCCTTTGATTTTCTCGTTTAATGGCGGCCCAGGTTCTGCTTCCGTCTGGATGCACATTGCTTATACAGGTCCCCGCATGCTGATCATCGATGATGAAGGATATCCGGTACAACCTTATGGTATCCGGGATAACCCCAATTCCATTCTTGATGTTGCGGATATTATTTACATCAATCCTGTCAATACCGGGTATTCACGCATCGTGGATCCGGAAGCAAAAAAAGAAACGTTCTTTGGCGTTAACGCTGACATTAAATACCTGGCGGAATGGCTAACGACCTTTGTATCCCGTAATAATCGCTGGCGTTCTCCAAAATACCTGGTAGGTGAAAGCTACGGCACTACCCGGGTATCCGGCCTTGCCCTCGAACTGGAAAATGCACAGTGGATGTATCTGAACGGCGTCATTCTGGTCTCTCCGACCGAACTGGGTATCGATCGCGACGGTCCTGTGGTTGCCGCTAACCGACTCCCCTATTTTGCAGCCGCAGCATGGTACCACAAAGCATTGCCTCCGGCATTACAGAATAAGGACCTGACTGACATGCTGCCCGAAGTGGAAACTTTTACCATCAATGAACTTTTACCCGCCATGGTCATGGGGGGCTTCCTGGATGTGGACAAGAAAAAGGCAGTTGCTGCCAAAATGGCCATGTATTCCGGGTTAAGTGAAGATTTCATCCTGAAGAACAATCTGGATGTATCCATGAATGCATTCTGGAAGGAATTGCTCCGTGATCGCGGATTCACTGTTGGCCGTCTGGATTCACGCTACCTGGGCATTGACGAATCAGATGCCGGAGACCGCCCCGATTATAACTCGGAAATCACGTCATGGCTGCATTCGTTCACACCAGCTATCAATTACTACATCCGGGAAGAACTGGGATTCAAGACCGATACCAAATACAACATGTTTGGGCCGGTGCATCCCTGGGATCGCAGTGGTGATCAGACCGGAAAAAACCTCCGCCAGGCTATGGCACAGAATCCCTACCTGAATGTCATGATCCAGTCCGGCTATTACGATGGAGCCTGTACATATTTCAATGCAAAGTATAGCATGTGGAATATGGATCCGAGTGGTAAAATGAAAGACCGTTTTGTCTGGAAAGGATATCGCAGCGGACACATGATGTATCTGAGGCAGGAAGACCTGAAGCAGGCAAATGAAGATATACGGACATTCATTCAGAAGACGATACCGGCAAAAGGTGAACCTGCTGAGTATAAGGACGGAATGAATTGA
- a CDS encoding DEAD/DEAH box helicase, translating into MKFSDLKLSKPLLQALTKKGYSTPTPIQQQAIPRILAGKDLFGCAQTGTGKTAAFALPILQLLAQGAVNNPRKIRALILAPTRELALQIHDNINQYASNLPVRHAVAYGGVSQHAQVQQLKKGLDLLVATPGRLLDLQQQGFLSLHQVEFFVLDEADKMLDMGFIRDIRKIIATLPVRRQSLFFSATTTKEIKALAGTILYNPETIAVTPVSSTTELIKQFLYYVPRENKRGLLEYVLKNSNVTQALVFTRTKRGADKVARTLSSRGWRAESIHGNKSQGARVRALDGFKKKSIDVLVATDIAARGIDVENLSHVINYELPEVAETYVHRIGRTGRAGAQGIALSFCTEDETDYLEGIHQLTKIPMEVISHHPFSF; encoded by the coding sequence ATGAAATTTTCAGATCTGAAACTATCCAAACCCTTACTGCAGGCCCTGACTAAAAAAGGCTACTCCACTCCGACTCCGATTCAACAACAAGCTATACCAAGGATCCTTGCAGGCAAGGACCTCTTTGGCTGTGCACAAACCGGTACTGGTAAGACGGCAGCCTTTGCATTACCCATTTTGCAGTTATTGGCGCAGGGAGCAGTAAATAATCCCCGTAAAATTCGGGCCTTAATATTAGCCCCTACGCGTGAATTAGCCTTACAGATCCACGATAACATCAACCAGTACGCCAGCAATCTGCCTGTCCGTCACGCTGTTGCTTATGGCGGTGTATCCCAGCATGCTCAGGTCCAGCAATTAAAGAAAGGACTTGATTTACTGGTCGCTACGCCTGGCCGGCTTCTTGACCTGCAGCAACAGGGATTTTTATCATTGCATCAAGTGGAATTTTTTGTCCTTGATGAAGCAGATAAAATGCTTGACATGGGTTTCATTCGTGATATCCGTAAGATTATAGCCACCCTGCCAGTCCGTCGACAGTCGCTGTTTTTTTCCGCGACAACCACAAAAGAAATTAAAGCACTGGCTGGAACCATCCTCTACAATCCGGAAACCATTGCAGTCACACCGGTATCAAGCACTACAGAGCTGATCAAGCAGTTTCTTTATTATGTGCCGCGTGAGAACAAACGGGGATTACTGGAATATGTGTTAAAGAACAGTAATGTAACTCAGGCTCTGGTATTTACGCGAACCAAACGGGGAGCCGACAAAGTAGCGCGCACGTTGAGTTCACGTGGATGGCGTGCGGAATCGATTCATGGCAACAAATCACAAGGTGCGCGGGTCCGTGCACTGGATGGATTCAAGAAAAAAAGCATTGATGTCCTGGTAGCTACGGATATTGCAGCCCGGGGTATCGATGTAGAAAATTTGTCTCATGTGATCAATTACGAACTTCCCGAGGTGGCTGAAACCTATGTTCATCGCATCGGTCGTACCGGTCGTGCTGGTGCCCAGGGCATTGCACTCTCCTTTTGTACCGAAGACGAGACGGATTATCTGGAAGGTATCCATCAACTGACAAAGATCCCGATGGAGGTGATTTCACACCATCCTTTCTCATTTTAA
- a CDS encoding Gfo/Idh/MocA family oxidoreductase, which produces MKNSNRQKPRRDFIKNSIAAMALTSTGIPLGWADRPVKLEKIPPGTPRVPDQPIRFSVIGMNHGHIYGQVGAMQRAGGILVAYHATEPEIMQEFRKRYPDAKPARSADEIYEDTSIQLILSAAIPIDRADIGIKAMEHGKDFMSDKPGIITLEKLEEVKKVQKDTGRIFSILYSERMENKASVRAAELIKAGAIGRVIQTVNLAPHRMNIPSRPDWFFDTKYYGGIITDIGSHQIDQFLYYTGSTRAIIAGAQTGNVHYPQYPEFEDFGDAILRGNGGMGYIRVDWFTPDGLDTWGDGRLTILGTEGFMELRKYTDLAGRTGGNHLFLVDNKETRYIDCSDQYLPFGEQFTHDILYRTETAMTQDHCFLATEVTLQAQAQAQRVKMEL; this is translated from the coding sequence ATGAAGAACAGCAACCGGCAAAAGCCTCGTCGTGATTTTATCAAAAATTCGATAGCAGCTATGGCTCTGACATCAACCGGTATCCCCTTAGGCTGGGCAGACCGGCCGGTAAAATTGGAGAAGATACCACCCGGAACACCCAGGGTGCCTGATCAGCCCATACGGTTTTCAGTCATTGGAATGAATCACGGACACATTTATGGTCAGGTCGGAGCTATGCAGCGGGCAGGTGGTATTCTGGTGGCCTATCATGCCACCGAGCCCGAGATCATGCAGGAGTTTAGGAAGCGGTACCCGGACGCCAAACCGGCCCGAAGTGCTGATGAGATCTATGAAGATACCAGCATCCAGCTGATCCTAAGCGCTGCAATTCCCATTGATCGGGCTGACATCGGGATTAAAGCCATGGAACACGGCAAGGATTTCATGTCGGACAAACCTGGTATCATAACGCTGGAAAAACTGGAGGAAGTCAAAAAAGTACAAAAGGATACCGGCCGGATCTTTTCAATTCTCTACAGCGAGCGCATGGAAAACAAGGCCTCGGTGAGAGCTGCAGAACTCATTAAAGCCGGAGCCATTGGCCGCGTAATTCAAACCGTCAATCTTGCACCCCACCGGATGAATATACCCTCAAGGCCTGACTGGTTCTTTGATACCAAATATTATGGCGGTATCATAACCGATATCGGATCCCACCAGATCGATCAGTTCCTTTATTACACCGGATCCACAAGAGCTATTATTGCCGGAGCTCAAACAGGGAATGTCCACTACCCTCAGTATCCCGAATTCGAGGACTTCGGTGATGCCATCTTACGCGGAAATGGCGGGATGGGGTATATCCGGGTGGACTGGTTTACGCCGGACGGTCTGGACACCTGGGGTGACGGTCGCCTGACCATCCTCGGTACCGAAGGCTTTATGGAATTAAGAAAGTACACGGATCTTGCCGGACGGACCGGAGGTAACCATCTCTTTCTGGTCGATAACAAGGAAACGAGATACATCGATTGTTCCGATCAATACCTGCCTTTTGGTGAGCAGTTTACCCACGATATCCTTTACCGGACTGAAACCGCTATGACTCAGGACCACTGCTTTCTGGCCACAGAAGTCACGCTTCAGGCCCAGGCCCAGGCCCAGCGGGTTAAAATGGAGTTGTGA
- a CDS encoding nuclear transport factor 2 family protein, which translates to MKIEQIANRLVELCRTGDFATCYQELYSPDIISLEPEGSPMQRVQGFEALKKKSEEWNKMVEKVNGSEIGDPVIGGDYFAIPWKMNVTFKGAPGPTNMDEICVYEVKDGKIVKEQFFYNQ; encoded by the coding sequence ATGAAAATCGAACAAATTGCCAACCGGTTGGTGGAATTATGCCGTACAGGTGACTTTGCAACCTGCTATCAGGAATTGTATTCGCCGGATATCATCAGCCTCGAACCTGAAGGGTCTCCCATGCAGAGGGTCCAGGGATTTGAAGCTTTAAAAAAGAAAAGCGAGGAATGGAATAAAATGGTCGAGAAAGTGAATGGTTCTGAAATCGGGGATCCGGTTATCGGAGGTGACTACTTTGCCATTCCCTGGAAGATGAATGTCACGTTCAAAGGCGCTCCTGGTCCTACCAATATGGATGAAATCTGTGTCTATGAAGTGAAGGATGGGAAGATTGTAAAAGAACAGTTCTTTTACAATCAGTAA